From Rubidibacter lacunae KORDI 51-2, a single genomic window includes:
- the glgB gene encoding 1,4-alpha-glucan branching enzyme: MVAPEQVDRIVWNLHHDPFEILGPHLVDSDDSTRGWVVRAYLPQAEAAWVVRPDARREYPMQSVHNPHFFECEIPVPDLANYQLRVKEAERERVIYDPYAFRSPKLSEFDLHLFSEGNHHRIYEKLGAHVTTIDGVSGVYFAVWAPNARNVSVLGDFNSWDGRKHQMRKRNFSVWELFVPDATYGASYKYEIKNWEGHIYEKTDPYGFHQEVRPKTASVVADLEDYSWNDSEWLEQRRHTDPLSKPVSVYEVHLGSWLHTSIDDPVRSLNDNVAPVQVSDYKPGARFLTYYELADKLIPYVKELGFTHVELLPIAEHPFDGSWGYQVTGYYAPTSRFGTPQDFMYFVDKCHENGIGVIVDWVPGHFPKDGHGLAFFDGTHLYEHGDPRKGEHKEWGTLVFNYSRNEVRNFLVANAVFWFDKYHIDGIRVDAVASMLYLDYQRKQGEWVANEYGGRENLEAAEFLRQVNSVLFGYYPGVLSIAEESTDWPMVSWPTYVGGLGFNLKWNMGWMHDMLDYFHMDPWFRQFHQNNITFSMWYFHSENYMLALSHDEIVHGKSNMLGKMPGDEWQKFASLRALYGYMFAHPGKKTLFSCMEYGQWNEWNVWADLDWWLLQFEPHQNLKRFVGDLNALYCREPALYERDFERDGFAWIDCSDNRHSVVSFLRRGKDPDELIVAVCNFTPQPHSHYRIGVPEAGFYSELLNSDAGQYGGSNMGNMGGKWTDEWAYHNQPYSLDLCLPPLGVLLFKRDRDRSETVETEAES, from the coding sequence ATGGTTGCACCGGAACAAGTCGATCGCATCGTTTGGAATCTACATCACGACCCGTTTGAGATTTTGGGACCCCACCTCGTTGATAGCGATGACAGCACGCGTGGGTGGGTCGTTCGTGCTTATCTTCCGCAAGCAGAAGCTGCTTGGGTGGTTCGTCCCGACGCGCGCCGCGAATACCCAATGCAGTCGGTGCATAACCCACACTTTTTTGAGTGCGAAATTCCCGTTCCCGACTTGGCGAATTATCAACTGCGCGTTAAGGAAGCCGAACGCGAGCGAGTCATCTACGATCCCTATGCGTTTCGGTCTCCAAAGCTATCGGAGTTCGACCTCCATCTATTTTCCGAAGGAAACCATCACCGCATCTACGAAAAACTCGGGGCGCATGTAACGACAATCGACGGTGTTTCCGGCGTTTACTTTGCCGTGTGGGCACCTAACGCGCGCAATGTTTCCGTTTTAGGGGACTTTAACTCTTGGGACGGGCGCAAGCACCAGATGCGCAAGCGCAACTTCAGCGTCTGGGAACTCTTTGTTCCGGACGCCACCTACGGTGCATCCTACAAGTACGAGATCAAAAACTGGGAAGGTCATATTTACGAAAAAACCGATCCCTACGGATTCCATCAGGAGGTTCGCCCCAAGACCGCATCCGTCGTTGCCGATCTCGAAGACTACTCATGGAACGATTCCGAGTGGCTGGAACAGCGCCGTCACACCGACCCGCTTTCGAAACCGGTCTCGGTATATGAGGTTCATTTGGGGTCTTGGCTGCATACCTCAATAGACGACCCCGTGCGATCGCTCAACGACAACGTTGCTCCCGTGCAGGTGTCGGATTACAAACCGGGAGCGCGTTTCCTCACGTACTACGAACTTGCCGACAAACTGATTCCCTACGTTAAAGAACTGGGCTTTACCCATGTGGAGCTGCTGCCGATCGCCGAGCACCCCTTTGACGGTTCTTGGGGCTACCAAGTAACGGGATATTACGCGCCCACCTCCCGTTTCGGCACGCCGCAAGACTTCATGTACTTTGTCGACAAGTGCCACGAAAATGGCATCGGCGTCATCGTCGACTGGGTACCCGGGCACTTCCCTAAGGACGGTCACGGTCTTGCCTTTTTCGATGGCACGCACCTGTACGAACATGGCGACCCCCGCAAGGGCGAGCACAAGGAATGGGGCACGCTGGTCTTCAACTACAGTCGCAACGAGGTGCGAAACTTCCTCGTTGCCAATGCGGTGTTTTGGTTTGACAAGTACCACATTGATGGCATTCGCGTCGATGCCGTAGCGTCGATGTTGTATCTGGACTACCAGCGCAAACAAGGTGAGTGGGTCGCTAACGAGTACGGCGGTCGCGAGAACCTAGAGGCTGCGGAATTCCTGCGTCAGGTTAACTCTGTCCTGTTCGGTTACTATCCGGGCGTGCTGTCGATCGCGGAGGAATCAACAGACTGGCCGATGGTGTCGTGGCCGACATATGTGGGCGGTTTGGGCTTCAACCTCAAGTGGAACATGGGTTGGATGCACGACATGTTGGACTACTTCCACATGGACCCTTGGTTCCGCCAGTTCCATCAGAACAACATCACCTTCAGCATGTGGTATTTTCACAGCGAAAACTACATGCTCGCGCTTTCCCACGACGAAATCGTCCACGGCAAGAGCAATATGCTCGGCAAAATGCCGGGTGACGAATGGCAAAAGTTTGCCAGTTTGCGTGCCCTCTACGGCTACATGTTTGCCCACCCCGGCAAGAAAACGCTGTTTTCTTGTATGGAATACGGGCAATGGAATGAATGGAATGTCTGGGCGGATTTGGATTGGTGGCTGCTTCAATTCGAACCGCACCAAAACCTCAAGCGATTCGTGGGCGACCTCAACGCACTGTATTGTCGCGAACCGGCATTGTACGAGCGCGACTTCGAGCGCGACGGTTTTGCTTGGATCGATTGCAGCGACAACCGCCACAGTGTTGTCTCGTTCTTGCGCCGCGGCAAGGATCCGGACGAACTCATCGTGGCTGTATGCAACTTTACACCCCAGCCCCACAGCCACTACCGCATTGGCGTGCCGGAGGCAGGTTTTTACAGCGAGTTGCTCAACAGCGACGCAGGTCAGTATGGCGGCAGCAACATGGGCAATATGGGCGGTAAGTGGACCGACGAATGGGCGTATCACAACCAGCCGTATTCGCTCGACTTGTGCTTGCCGCCGCTGGGCGTCCTGCTCTTTAAGCGCGATCGCGATCGCTCGGAAACGGTTGAGACCGAAGCTGAGAGCTAA
- a CDS encoding universal stress protein, whose protein sequence is MGYNKVLAALDRSPESQEVFARARVVAASDEAELMLLNTIPFGEDGIGTYGTLYGQSGLINSQLLQDHIERSVAESEEWLQSFRKEAEKNGVINVSAEWRMGEAGHWIVDVADTWGADLIVIGRRGRRGVAELLLGSVSNYVVHNAPCSVLVVQGSPVAVN, encoded by the coding sequence ATGGGATACAACAAAGTTCTCGCTGCATTGGATCGTTCGCCCGAGAGTCAGGAGGTGTTTGCTCGCGCGCGAGTCGTCGCAGCGTCTGACGAGGCGGAACTCATGCTGCTGAATACGATCCCCTTTGGAGAAGATGGTATTGGAACATACGGGACGCTTTACGGGCAAAGCGGACTGATCAATTCGCAGCTGTTGCAGGATCACATCGAGCGCAGCGTTGCTGAATCCGAGGAGTGGTTGCAGTCCTTCCGCAAGGAGGCAGAGAAGAACGGAGTAATTAATGTATCGGCCGAGTGGCGCATGGGCGAAGCCGGCCACTGGATTGTGGATGTCGCGGATACCTGGGGTGCCGATTTGATCGTTATCGGGCGGCGCGGGCGGCGCGGTGTTGCCGAACTGCTCCTCGGCAGTGTCAGCAACTACGTTGTGCACAATGCACCGTGCTCGGTGCTGGTAGTTCAAGGTAGTCCGGTGGCCGTAAACTAG
- a CDS encoding energy-coupling factor ABC transporter ATP-binding protein → MSEPAIRTRDLGFRWRRSTPVLQGCTLNVPQGEFWMLLGTNGSGKSTLLRLLAGILTPQTGELDVLPPLGFVFQNPDHQLVMPTVGSDVAFGLAAERLTFVQVRARVREALTAVGLLDLERRPIYALSGGQKQRVAIAGAIARHCQVLLLDEPTALLDPDAQLDLVAQVRELVRSRGLTALWVTHRLEELDYCDGAILLERGCVADRGDPHRLRQRLECQQAPL, encoded by the coding sequence ATGAGCGAACCGGCAATTCGCACGCGCGATCTGGGATTTCGGTGGCGACGTTCGACGCCCGTCCTTCAGGGCTGCACGCTTAACGTGCCGCAGGGCGAGTTTTGGATGCTGTTGGGCACGAATGGGAGCGGTAAGTCCACACTTCTGCGCTTACTGGCAGGGATTTTGACGCCCCAAACAGGCGAGCTGGACGTATTGCCGCCGTTGGGCTTTGTCTTCCAGAACCCCGATCACCAGCTCGTGATGCCGACGGTGGGTTCGGATGTGGCCTTCGGACTTGCCGCCGAACGGTTGACCTTCGTGCAAGTGCGCGCGCGGGTCCGAGAAGCCCTGACTGCGGTGGGGTTGCTCGACCTCGAACGGCGGCCGATCTACGCTCTCAGCGGCGGTCAGAAGCAGCGCGTGGCGATCGCGGGCGCGATTGCCCGTCACTGCCAGGTGTTGTTACTAGACGAACCAACGGCACTGCTGGACCCGGACGCGCAACTGGATCTCGTCGCTCAAGTCCGCGAACTCGTGCGATCGCGCGGCTTGACGGCTTTGTGGGTAACCCACCGCCTTGAAGAACTAGATTACTGCGACGGCGCGATCTTGCTCGAACGCGGCTGTGTTGCCGACCGCGGCGACCCCCATCGCTTGCGCCAGCGCCTCGAATGCCAGCAAGCGCCGCTCTAG
- the hisH gene encoding imidazole glycerol phosphate synthase subunit HisH: MPTIAVIDYDMGNLHSACKGLERAGAMPQVTADAEVILHADAVVLPGVGSFDPAARRLRERDLEQPIKAAIASGKPFLGICLGMQVLCDSSEEGNEPGLGIVTGTVRHFHPEPGIAIPHMGWNALNLVQPQHPLWRDMPLHPQMYFVHSYYVAPQDPQQVDAATVTHGTQTVTAAIAIDNVMAAQFHPEKSSHAGLQLLANFVSLVRSPVTI, encoded by the coding sequence GTGCCGACGATTGCCGTCATCGACTACGACATGGGCAACTTGCATTCGGCGTGCAAGGGACTGGAACGCGCGGGTGCAATGCCCCAGGTCACCGCCGATGCCGAGGTCATTTTGCACGCCGATGCCGTCGTCCTGCCCGGTGTCGGCTCCTTCGATCCGGCCGCCCGCCGCCTGCGCGAGCGCGATCTAGAACAACCTATCAAAGCCGCGATCGCCTCGGGTAAGCCATTTCTGGGCATTTGCTTGGGGATGCAGGTGCTGTGCGATTCATCCGAGGAAGGCAACGAGCCTGGTTTGGGCATCGTTACTGGAACGGTGCGGCACTTTCACCCGGAACCGGGCATTGCCATCCCGCACATGGGTTGGAACGCGCTGAATTTGGTGCAGCCGCAGCATCCACTCTGGCGAGACATGCCACTGCACCCACAGATGTACTTCGTCCACTCCTACTACGTCGCCCCGCAGGACCCGCAACAGGTTGATGCCGCTACGGTGACCCACGGCACCCAAACCGTCACCGCTGCGATCGCGATCGACAACGTGATGGCCGCGCAGTTCCATCCGGAAAAATCATCCCACGCTGGCTTGCAGCTGCTTGCGAATTTCGTGAGTCTCGTGCGGTCGCCCGTCACAATCTGA
- a CDS encoding quaternary amine ABC transporter ATP-binding protein: MGSSEPKIRVESLVKIFGKKPRSALELFRAGGTCESILEQTGDVLGVAGVSFAIQPGELFVIMGLSGSGKSTLLRCLNRLIEPTSGTVYLDGEDITHAEPDRLRDIRRTKMAMVFQKFALFPHLTVAENAEYGLTVRGMAARERRRRALETLEVVGLSQWADRLPAELSGGMQQRVGLARALATEADVLLMDEAFGALDPLIRRDMQAELLRLQSELHKTIVFVSHDIHEALKIGDRVAVMQAGAFEQVGTPEELVTHPVNDYIRDFMLDVNRAQVLKTGSIVRIVQPIVLGESSVREALEHLQDCDRQQTYLVDSTGRPAGIVEARALAAALAGGCEDIRTVLRAEFPQATASASIEEVAHLGRFGLPVAIVDESGQLAGVVDPADILGSIGRLSQRAVAEEIAAVAAAKPQAII, encoded by the coding sequence ATGGGCAGTTCCGAGCCGAAGATTCGCGTCGAGAGCTTGGTCAAAATCTTCGGCAAGAAACCGCGGTCGGCACTGGAATTGTTCCGGGCAGGCGGTACGTGCGAGTCGATTTTGGAGCAAACCGGCGACGTTCTCGGTGTTGCAGGCGTTTCTTTTGCAATTCAGCCCGGAGAACTGTTCGTCATCATGGGACTGTCGGGGTCGGGTAAATCGACGCTGCTGCGCTGTCTCAATCGCTTGATCGAACCGACCAGCGGCACCGTTTATCTCGATGGCGAGGATATTACCCATGCCGAGCCCGATCGCCTGCGAGATATCCGCCGCACGAAGATGGCAATGGTCTTCCAGAAGTTTGCCCTCTTTCCGCACTTGACCGTTGCTGAAAATGCCGAGTACGGTCTGACCGTGCGCGGTATGGCCGCACGCGAACGGCGACGACGCGCGCTAGAAACTCTCGAGGTCGTGGGCTTGAGCCAGTGGGCCGACCGCTTGCCTGCGGAGTTGAGCGGTGGTATGCAGCAACGCGTAGGCCTGGCAAGGGCGCTAGCGACGGAAGCAGATGTACTGCTTATGGACGAAGCCTTCGGCGCCCTCGACCCGCTGATCCGCCGCGACATGCAAGCGGAGCTACTCCGCCTGCAAAGCGAGCTACACAAAACGATCGTGTTCGTGTCCCACGACATTCACGAGGCGCTCAAAATCGGCGATCGCGTAGCTGTGATGCAGGCGGGCGCATTCGAGCAGGTAGGAACCCCAGAAGAACTAGTCACCCATCCGGTGAATGATTACATCCGCGATTTCATGCTCGATGTCAATCGCGCGCAGGTGCTTAAAACCGGTTCGATCGTCCGTATCGTCCAGCCGATTGTCCTCGGCGAGAGTTCGGTCCGGGAAGCCCTAGAGCACCTGCAAGACTGCGATCGCCAACAGACCTACCTCGTCGATAGCACCGGCCGACCCGCCGGCATCGTTGAAGCCCGGGCGCTAGCCGCGGCCTTGGCAGGCGGTTGCGAGGACATCCGCACGGTACTGCGCGCAGAATTTCCACAGGCGACTGCTTCGGCATCGATCGAGGAGGTGGCGCACCTCGGTCGCTTCGGCCTCCCCGTTGCGATCGTTGACGAATCCGGTCAATTGGCAGGGGTCGTCGATCCAGCCGACATCTTAGGCAGCATCGGTCGCCTCAGCCAGCGCGCGGTCGCCGAAGAGATCGCGGCAGTTGCAGCTGCCAAACCTCAGGCGATTATCTAA
- the trpD gene encoding anthranilate phosphoribosyltransferase, with amino-acid sequence MVQDDAIATDWSGLLQQLLDRQSLTREQAAKLMRGWLDEAIPPVLSGAILAAIQAKGVSAFELAGMAQVLQAQSRQAEAIAHTAPVIDTCGTGGDGAGTFNISTAVAFVAAAAGIEVAKHGNRSASSKVGSADVLESLGVNLTATPDAARAALAAVGITFLFAPGWHPAMKAVVPLRKTLKVRTAFNLLGPLVNPLHPTGQVLGVFDSGLVDTVAQALRELGMERAIVLHGRERLDEAGLADATDLAVLDRGEIALSVLDPQALGLATAPTGALHGGEVEENAAILTAVLQGKGTAAQQDVVALNASLALQVGGVVTLGAHREGCDRARELLKSGAAWEKLQALVQFLSNQDNT; translated from the coding sequence ATGGTGCAAGATGATGCGATCGCGACGGACTGGTCCGGACTGCTACAACAATTGCTCGACCGCCAATCGCTAACCCGCGAGCAGGCTGCAAAACTGATGCGCGGCTGGCTCGACGAAGCGATCCCGCCCGTGCTGTCTGGGGCAATTTTGGCTGCGATCCAAGCCAAAGGGGTATCGGCCTTCGAACTGGCAGGAATGGCCCAAGTCCTGCAAGCTCAATCGAGGCAAGCAGAGGCGATCGCACATACCGCGCCGGTCATCGACACCTGCGGGACGGGTGGAGACGGGGCCGGAACCTTCAACATTTCCACGGCAGTGGCGTTCGTGGCGGCAGCGGCCGGGATCGAGGTTGCCAAGCACGGCAACCGCTCCGCGTCGAGCAAAGTTGGCTCGGCAGATGTCTTGGAATCTCTCGGGGTCAACTTAACCGCGACACCAGATGCCGCGCGGGCGGCGCTCGCGGCAGTCGGCATTACATTTTTATTTGCACCGGGTTGGCACCCAGCTATGAAAGCCGTCGTACCGCTGCGGAAAACCCTGAAGGTGCGTACGGCATTTAATTTGCTCGGACCGCTGGTGAATCCGCTGCACCCGACCGGGCAAGTGCTGGGAGTGTTCGACTCGGGACTCGTCGACACAGTGGCGCAAGCCTTGCGCGAGTTGGGGATGGAGCGGGCGATCGTGCTACACGGCCGCGAGCGCCTCGATGAAGCCGGTCTGGCCGATGCGACCGATCTGGCGGTACTCGATCGCGGCGAGATCGCTCTGTCCGTTCTCGACCCACAGGCACTGGGCTTGGCAACTGCACCAACTGGGGCTTTGCACGGTGGTGAAGTCGAGGAAAACGCTGCAATTCTGACCGCTGTCCTGCAAGGCAAAGGCACTGCAGCCCAGCAAGATGTGGTGGCATTAAACGCGTCGCTAGCCCTGCAAGTGGGTGGCGTTGTCACCCTCGGCGCGCATCGGGAGGGCTGCGATCGCGCCCGCGAGCTTCTCAAAAGCGGGGCAGCATGGGAAAAACTGCAGGCGCTCGTGCAATTTCTAAGCAATCAAGACAACACTTAA
- a CDS encoding ABC transporter permease, whose amino-acid sequence MSDVAIELFSSLSATPLPAELWPFGNDALIPLDRWLEFVIVDIIVQYCRPFFQVLSDSIRIVLNGIQWFFVDAVHPLTLLMGLLTIAWQIAGRNTAIFSVVAMAVVGAIGAWDDAMVTLSLILTAVILCAVVGIPLGIWTASNKHAERAARPVLDAMQTLPAFVYLVPVVMLFGTGEVPGTIVTFVFAVPPLIRLTNIGIRGVPSDVVEASRAFGATPRQTLWQVQVPLAMPTILAGINQSLMLALSMVVIASLIAVGGLGQMVNRGIGRLDIGLAGVGGISIVILAIVLDRITQALGNAGADALPWKERGPLGALRKLFTGRRSPAATS is encoded by the coding sequence GTGTCTGATGTCGCCATCGAGCTGTTTTCTTCACTGAGTGCAACTCCCCTTCCTGCCGAGCTATGGCCGTTTGGGAATGACGCGCTAATTCCACTCGATCGGTGGCTCGAGTTTGTCATTGTTGACATCATCGTCCAGTATTGTCGGCCGTTTTTCCAAGTTCTAAGCGACAGCATTCGCATCGTCTTGAACGGCATCCAGTGGTTCTTCGTCGATGCCGTCCACCCCCTCACCCTTCTGATGGGACTACTGACGATCGCGTGGCAAATTGCCGGTCGCAACACGGCAATCTTCAGCGTGGTAGCAATGGCCGTCGTCGGCGCGATCGGAGCATGGGATGACGCGATGGTGACGCTATCGTTGATTCTGACTGCGGTGATTTTGTGTGCGGTTGTGGGAATTCCTCTGGGAATTTGGACGGCTAGCAACAAGCATGCCGAACGGGCAGCTCGCCCGGTGCTAGACGCGATGCAGACGCTCCCCGCGTTCGTATACTTGGTCCCCGTGGTAATGCTCTTCGGTACAGGCGAAGTGCCGGGTACGATCGTCACCTTCGTCTTTGCAGTGCCGCCGCTGATTCGTCTGACGAACATCGGCATCCGCGGCGTTCCGAGCGATGTTGTCGAAGCCTCGCGTGCCTTCGGAGCAACGCCGCGCCAAACTCTCTGGCAGGTACAGGTACCTCTGGCCATGCCGACGATCTTGGCAGGCATCAATCAATCGCTGATGCTGGCACTTTCAATGGTCGTCATTGCATCGCTGATTGCTGTCGGGGGTCTCGGGCAAATGGTCAACCGCGGCATCGGTCGCTTGGATATCGGTCTGGCCGGCGTGGGAGGCATCAGCATCGTCATCCTGGCGATCGTGCTCGATCGCATCACGCAGGCGCTGGGTAACGCCGGTGCAGATGCGCTGCCGTGGAAGGAGCGCGGTCCGCTCGGCGCGCTGCGAAAACTCTTCACAGGCCGCCGATCGCCTGCTGCTACATCATAG
- a CDS encoding pentapeptide repeat-containing protein, whose amino-acid sequence MEVSELLSRYAAGQRKFANVDLSGRNLWGADLVDIVLEGANLQGASLTFAYLTGADFTGADFTGAVLGGANLNQACLHAACLHNADFHGASLAKADLGDANLSLASLLDANLCEADLRGANLTRANLNGACLRSANLREEQRKIVKLTHATLRKADLREANLRHADLSGVDLRGANVQGGNLRGADLAAADLSYADFKRAMCADANFYRAQMRGSDLAAANLERAVLSGANLSGADLRNAIARDAKFDDANLSEAILVAAKLNRADLQRANLSEADLQEAVLIEAYLARTQFRNTDLTAANFLRAELSSVDLTGTILSETTMPDGTVQY is encoded by the coding sequence ATGGAAGTCAGCGAACTCCTTTCTCGCTACGCCGCCGGACAGCGGAAATTTGCCAACGTCGATCTCAGCGGTCGCAATCTCTGGGGGGCAGATCTCGTCGACATCGTTCTCGAGGGTGCCAACCTGCAGGGCGCGTCGCTCACCTTTGCATACCTCACCGGAGCCGATTTCACCGGTGCTGATTTCACCGGTGCCGTCCTCGGCGGTGCCAATCTCAATCAGGCTTGCTTGCACGCAGCTTGCCTGCATAATGCCGACTTCCACGGTGCAAGTTTGGCGAAAGCCGATCTCGGCGATGCCAATCTCAGCCTAGCCAGCCTCCTGGATGCTAATCTCTGCGAAGCCGATCTGCGCGGCGCGAACTTGACGCGCGCAAACCTCAATGGTGCTTGCTTGCGCAGTGCCAACTTGCGCGAAGAGCAGCGCAAGATCGTCAAGCTGACGCACGCGACGCTCCGTAAAGCCGATCTTAGAGAGGCTAACTTACGCCATGCCGACCTCAGCGGCGTCGACTTGCGCGGTGCAAACGTGCAGGGAGGAAACTTGCGCGGTGCCGATCTCGCGGCGGCCGATCTGAGTTATGCCGACTTCAAGCGGGCTATGTGCGCGGATGCCAACTTCTATCGCGCGCAGATGCGCGGGAGCGACCTCGCAGCTGCCAATCTCGAACGGGCAGTATTATCGGGTGCCAATCTCAGCGGAGCAGATCTCCGCAACGCCATAGCTCGCGATGCCAAGTTTGACGATGCCAATCTATCGGAAGCTATTCTCGTTGCGGCAAAGCTCAACCGCGCCGACCTGCAGCGGGCGAATTTGTCCGAAGCCGACCTCCAAGAAGCAGTTCTCATCGAGGCCTACCTGGCCCGCACGCAGTTCAGAAACACCGATCTCACGGCCGCTAACTTCCTACGCGCTGAACTGAGCAGCGTCGATCTCACGGGCACGATCCTCAGCGAGACGACTATGCCCGACGGGACGGTGCAGTACTGA
- the carA gene encoding glutamine-hydrolyzing carbamoyl-phosphate synthase small subunit produces MVALADVKPALLVLADGTVFRGRAFGATGTAIGEVVFNTGMTGYQEVLTDPSYRGQIITFTYPELGNTGVNDEDEESAQPHVRGVVARNLCRTPSNWRMQRTLDAYLQENSIPGIYGIDTRALTRILRSSGAMNGAISNTVLDADELLRKVQAAPCMEGLNLVNEVTTKDIYEWSDPTDGIWEYRPTDAVGGGSPLTVVAIDFGVKRNILRRLASYGCRVIVVPAGTPPEDILKYEPDGIFLSNGPGDPAVVGDGIATTRALLAADKPIFGICMGHQIVGLSLGGETFKLKFGHRGLNQPCGLSQHVEITSQNHGFALREESLGPDVEITHLNLNDRTVAGLRHKTLPIFSVQYHPEASPGPHDADYLFAQFVSMMRDRTAENLSSSATAR; encoded by the coding sequence ATTGTGGCGCTTGCAGACGTAAAACCCGCTCTTCTCGTCCTCGCTGACGGCACGGTATTCCGCGGTCGTGCCTTTGGCGCAACCGGCACGGCGATCGGCGAAGTCGTGTTCAACACCGGCATGACCGGCTACCAGGAAGTCCTCACCGATCCCAGCTATCGCGGTCAGATTATCACCTTCACTTACCCCGAGCTAGGTAATACCGGTGTCAACGACGAAGACGAAGAGTCGGCGCAACCCCATGTCAGGGGTGTCGTCGCCCGCAACCTGTGCCGCACGCCCAGCAACTGGCGAATGCAACGCACCCTCGACGCATATCTCCAAGAGAACAGTATTCCAGGCATCTACGGGATCGACACCCGCGCTCTTACTCGCATCCTGCGCTCCTCCGGTGCGATGAACGGCGCGATCTCTAACACCGTGCTCGATGCCGACGAATTGCTGCGCAAAGTGCAAGCCGCTCCCTGTATGGAAGGGCTCAACCTCGTCAACGAAGTAACGACGAAAGACATCTACGAATGGTCCGACCCGACGGATGGCATCTGGGAATATCGCCCGACCGATGCTGTCGGCGGCGGGTCGCCCCTGACGGTCGTCGCGATCGACTTCGGCGTCAAGCGCAATATCCTGCGTCGCCTGGCGAGCTACGGATGCCGCGTTATCGTGGTGCCGGCCGGCACTCCACCTGAGGACATTCTCAAATACGAACCCGACGGGATCTTCCTGTCCAACGGTCCGGGCGACCCAGCCGTCGTCGGCGACGGCATTGCTACCACGCGCGCTCTATTGGCAGCCGACAAGCCGATTTTCGGGATCTGTATGGGGCACCAGATTGTCGGGCTATCCCTTGGCGGCGAAACCTTTAAGCTCAAATTCGGGCATCGCGGTCTCAACCAGCCCTGTGGGTTGAGCCAGCACGTGGAAATCACCAGCCAGAATCACGGTTTTGCTTTACGCGAAGAGTCGCTCGGGCCCGACGTCGAGATCACTCACCTCAACTTGAACGATCGCACGGTGGCCGGCCTGCGCCACAAAACCTTGCCAATTTTCTCGGTGCAGTACCACCCCGAAGCCAGTCCCGGTCCCCACGATGCCGATTATTTGTTCGCACAATTCGTCAGTATGATGCGCGATCGCACGGCTGAAAACCTATCGTCCTCTGCGACCGCGCGATGA
- a CDS encoding STAS domain-containing protein — MTVSLRGTREVKDNIQIFRLTGLLDAFSEPALRKTIGTFIEEENAPKHVILVLAQIDFIDSSGLGALVQLVKLAQTAGGSLQVVTNARVTQTVKLVRLEKFLSLKPTLEDAIAQAETQ, encoded by the coding sequence CTGACTGTCAGCCTCAGAGGCACGCGCGAAGTCAAGGACAACATACAAATTTTTCGCTTGACCGGCTTGCTCGATGCCTTTTCCGAGCCGGCCCTGCGCAAGACTATTGGCACCTTCATTGAAGAAGAAAACGCGCCGAAACACGTCATTCTCGTACTCGCGCAGATTGACTTCATCGATAGCTCCGGACTGGGCGCGCTTGTACAGCTCGTCAAACTCGCTCAAACAGCCGGTGGCTCTCTCCAAGTTGTAACCAACGCCCGCGTGACACAGACGGTTAAGCTCGTGCGCTTGGAGAAGTTCTTATCCCTAAAACCGACGCTCGAAGACGCGATCGCCCAGGCTGAGACCCAGTAG